The Terriglobales bacterium genome includes a region encoding these proteins:
- a CDS encoding VOC family protein, whose protein sequence is MLTNLVSLFLLFAMQATPAPKPSPNLAGIAHVAFHVTDVPKSREFYRALGFEEAFAFNDPGKPPVSYVKVNDRQYIELYQRKDQSQPLGLMHVCYEASDLESLHAYYVEQGVDAPAPRKARAGNLLFVLHDPEGQTFEFTQYMPGSLHYEARGMHLGANRIGDKMVRPSVPVKDLDSEHSFYKKLGFEDAGSENGIRLRLPGDSGEGIQLQSNNAPTEVVFAVPDVKRAASELRKRGLKPEENADSVSVADPDGVVIVFARTKGSR, encoded by the coding sequence ATGCTGACCAATCTTGTAAGCCTCTTTCTGCTATTTGCAATGCAAGCGACGCCGGCTCCAAAGCCGTCGCCGAATCTCGCGGGAATCGCGCATGTAGCGTTTCACGTAACTGACGTTCCCAAATCGCGCGAGTTCTATCGCGCTCTCGGATTCGAAGAGGCGTTTGCGTTCAACGATCCGGGCAAGCCGCCGGTGTCATACGTGAAGGTGAACGATCGCCAGTACATCGAGCTGTACCAGCGCAAAGACCAATCGCAGCCGCTGGGACTCATGCACGTCTGCTATGAGGCGAGCGATCTCGAATCGCTCCACGCCTATTACGTTGAGCAGGGAGTGGACGCGCCTGCCCCCCGCAAAGCTCGAGCCGGCAATCTTCTGTTCGTCCTCCACGATCCCGAAGGACAGACCTTCGAATTCACGCAGTACATGCCTGGCTCACTGCATTATGAGGCGCGCGGCATGCATCTCGGAGCGAACCGCATTGGAGACAAGATGGTGCGCCCAAGCGTGCCGGTGAAGGATTTGGATTCCGAGCATTCCTTTTACAAGAAGCTGGGCTTCGAGGATGCAGGTTCCGAAAATGGAATTCGCCTGCGCTTGCCTGGGGATTCTGGTGAAGGAATTCAACTCCAAAGCAACAACGCGCCTACCGAAGTCGTGTTTGCAGTCCCTGATGTGAAGCGCGCAGCCAGCGAATTGCGGAAACGCGGTCTGAAACCTGAGGAGAATGCCGACTCAGTTTCGGTCGCCGATCCAGATGGGGTTGTGATTGTGTTTGCGCGTACCAAGGGTTCGCGGTGA
- a CDS encoding DUF4197 domain-containing protein, with protein sequence MRTSSLARKAASVLIPALASVVAFQVCTAQSTLAKIFQRAKAAHSTSVNGLTNDKIVAGLKEALTVSTRNAVASTGRPNGFLENEAIRILLPDKLKRVGNGLRLVGMGSQVDALEVGMNRAAEQATPAAKQIFINAVKQMSFADARQILSGSDTAATDYFKRQSSEQLSEAFAPIVHQAMENVGVVRQYDQLMKNPMAARVAASQNFDLDDYVVGKTVDGLFYVMAQEETKIRKDPMARTTSLLKEVFGSGNKQ encoded by the coding sequence ATGCGTACTTCGTCTCTCGCTCGAAAGGCTGCCTCTGTCCTGATCCCCGCGCTCGCTTCGGTTGTCGCGTTTCAGGTCTGCACTGCGCAATCGACGCTCGCCAAAATTTTCCAACGCGCCAAAGCCGCACACTCAACCAGCGTAAACGGTCTCACGAACGACAAGATCGTTGCTGGATTAAAGGAAGCATTGACCGTGAGCACTCGGAACGCTGTGGCCTCGACAGGACGTCCGAATGGCTTTCTCGAGAACGAAGCGATCAGGATTCTGCTGCCCGATAAGCTCAAAAGAGTCGGCAACGGCTTGCGACTTGTCGGCATGGGATCGCAGGTGGACGCGCTCGAAGTCGGCATGAACCGCGCTGCCGAGCAAGCGACGCCTGCGGCCAAGCAGATATTTATCAATGCGGTAAAACAAATGAGCTTCGCTGATGCGCGGCAGATCCTCTCCGGCAGCGATACGGCGGCAACGGACTATTTCAAGCGGCAGAGTTCAGAGCAGCTCAGCGAGGCCTTCGCGCCGATTGTGCATCAGGCGATGGAGAACGTTGGCGTGGTGCGCCAGTACGATCAGCTCATGAAAAATCCCATGGCGGCACGAGTTGCCGCGAGCCAGAACTTCGATCTCGACGATTATGTCGTCGGCAAGACCGTCGACGGTCTCTTCTATGTGATGGCTCAAGAAGAGACGAAGATCCGCAAAGACCCAATGGCGCGGACTACGTCGTTGTTGAAGGAAGTGTTTGGAAGCGGCAATAAGCAATAG
- a CDS encoding glycosyltransferase family 39 protein, whose product MAIAPPPIIELRPPQVSANTWPEVLRRYWPAWLAVFLIFCFVYLGSLSSPAIFDDADATHAEAAREMVATHDWVTLHVDGIRYLEKPPLPYWLVASCYELFGVNETSTRLPTAITIFLLTLLAADWSRRAFGVRASIYAALFVVTAIGFYLFTRILIPEALLALMIAGALYFSVLALERGNRSRLWYAAYVCLALAVLAKGLVAIIFVGGTLIAYLLVTGEWKRWREFHLFTGTLLFLLIAAPWHILAGVRNTGFFWFYFINEHVLRFLGKRYPKDYNKLPAIAYWTLHFVWLFPWSLFLARVVENLRQRAKERAPTEWTFADRTRMICLVWSGLILVFFAISTNQEYYTFPAYLPLLLLAADALSSERIRSRWSTVAYAMLSVLGTAAGVALIAGVWSSRHLPVPPDLGAVLADRRVADNTLSMSKFFDLTGAAFAGLRLPALLAAFALLLGPLFALIIHRRSSRTAVWTLAISSATFLFAAHIALVRFGPFMSSRILARDIQRELRPGDEVMIYGDQAYGSSLTFYLQRQVLLVNGRSTSLLWGSKYPDAPHIFLNSQDLLREWSGPHRVFLFVTADDSDKVRSILGNDPRVFAEVSGKQILSNQ is encoded by the coding sequence TTGGCAATAGCTCCCCCACCCATAATCGAACTGCGTCCGCCGCAGGTCTCTGCCAATACATGGCCTGAAGTTCTTCGCCGCTACTGGCCGGCGTGGTTGGCGGTTTTTCTTATCTTCTGCTTCGTTTATCTAGGCTCTCTCTCCTCGCCTGCAATCTTCGACGACGCTGACGCCACGCATGCGGAAGCCGCGCGAGAAATGGTGGCGACTCATGACTGGGTGACGCTGCATGTCGATGGCATTCGTTACTTGGAGAAGCCTCCACTCCCATATTGGCTCGTCGCCTCGTGCTATGAACTGTTCGGGGTTAATGAGACATCAACTCGACTTCCGACGGCGATCACGATCTTTTTATTAACGCTGCTCGCTGCGGACTGGTCCCGACGAGCTTTTGGCGTACGGGCGAGTATCTATGCTGCGCTGTTTGTAGTGACGGCGATCGGGTTTTATCTCTTTACGCGCATTCTGATTCCCGAAGCGTTGCTGGCACTCATGATCGCGGGAGCGCTGTATTTTTCCGTGTTGGCGCTGGAGCGCGGAAACAGGTCGCGGCTTTGGTATGCAGCTTACGTGTGTTTAGCACTGGCTGTTCTCGCGAAGGGATTGGTCGCGATCATCTTCGTAGGCGGAACTCTGATCGCGTATCTACTCGTGACCGGCGAGTGGAAGCGCTGGCGCGAATTTCATCTGTTCACCGGCACGTTGCTGTTCTTATTAATCGCAGCGCCCTGGCATATACTCGCCGGCGTCCGCAACACGGGATTCTTCTGGTTTTATTTCATCAACGAGCACGTGCTGCGATTCCTGGGCAAGCGGTATCCGAAGGACTATAACAAGCTGCCGGCAATCGCCTACTGGACTTTGCACTTTGTGTGGCTGTTTCCGTGGAGTCTCTTCCTCGCACGCGTAGTCGAGAACTTGCGACAGCGCGCAAAAGAGCGCGCTCCTACTGAATGGACCTTCGCAGATCGCACGCGCATGATCTGCCTCGTGTGGTCGGGCCTGATTCTGGTCTTCTTCGCGATCTCGACCAATCAGGAGTACTACACATTCCCTGCCTATTTACCGTTGCTCCTGCTCGCCGCCGACGCCCTGAGTTCCGAGCGCATTCGCAGTCGCTGGAGCACGGTCGCGTACGCAATGCTTTCCGTTCTGGGAACTGCAGCGGGCGTGGCGTTGATTGCGGGTGTGTGGTCTTCGCGGCATCTGCCGGTACCACCAGATTTGGGAGCAGTCCTCGCCGACCGCCGCGTCGCCGATAACACGCTCTCAATGTCCAAGTTCTTCGATCTGACTGGGGCGGCGTTTGCCGGTTTGCGTCTCCCAGCGTTGCTCGCTGCTTTCGCTCTGCTGCTCGGCCCGCTGTTCGCCTTGATCATTCATCGCCGCTCATCACGAACTGCGGTTTGGACGCTCGCCATCAGCTCGGCCACGTTTCTATTCGCCGCACATATTGCGCTGGTTCGTTTTGGTCCGTTCATGTCTTCGCGGATTCTTGCGCGCGACATCCAGCGCGAGCTTCGTCCAGGAGACGAGGTAATGATTTACGGCGACCAGGCATATGGGTCTTCACTGACTTTTTACCTTCAGCGACAGGTGCTGCTCGTGAATGGACGAAGCACTTCCCTGCTCTGGGGATCCAAATATCCTGACGCTCCACACATATTCCTGAACAGTCAAGATCTACTGAGGGAATGGAGCGGCCCACATCGCGTATTCCTCTTCGTGACCGCGGACGACAGTGACAAAGTCAGGTCTATTCTGGGAAATGATCCCCGCGTCTTCGCGGAAGTATCCGGCAAGCAGATTCTGAGCAATCAGTAG
- a CDS encoding oxidative damage protection protein translates to MAHMVRCVKYGREMQGLDEPPFDNELGQKIYENVSKQAWADWGEHQKMLMNEYRLQPWKREAQEFLAQQLQAYFFGEGSQLPQEYVPPSR, encoded by the coding sequence ATGGCACATATGGTGCGGTGCGTGAAGTATGGCCGGGAGATGCAGGGCCTCGACGAACCGCCTTTCGACAACGAACTCGGCCAAAAGATTTACGAGAATGTCTCGAAGCAAGCGTGGGCTGATTGGGGCGAGCACCAGAAGATGTTGATGAACGAATACCGGCTGCAGCCCTGGAAGAGAGAAGCGCAGGAATTTCTGGCGCAGCAACTGCAGGCGTACTTCTTCGGCGAAGGTTCCCAATTGCCGCAAGAATACGTCCCGCCTTCAAGATAG
- a CDS encoding RNB domain-containing ribonuclease has translation MATDREILARIARQPNQAAGFKQLVRELRLSGGSERRDLEHRLHKLVDRGELVSTGRDRFGLPTAAAKKNLVAGELSVHRDGYGFVRPRDPAVRDRIQGDIYISPRDMNAAMSGDSVLVELGSSRGDGRVEGVIIKVMGRAHPTVVGTFHYGDRYNYVQPMDDKLADPIMIPRGMEIPESTARAGHAPSPPAPGRESRHRVIGKESRRTQHSDLEDMVVDVEVIQWPSGTQNARGKVIEVLGYEDDFGVDVEIVIRKHHIPHVFPAEVLEEAEGFTAVLDRREVTRRKDYRDLPIVTIDGETARDFDDAVLVRKLENGNYELQVHIADVAHYVTDGSAIDAEAGLRGTSVYFPDRAVPMLPLELSTDMCSLRPQVERLVLSCIMEIDHAGEIVGYELHEGVIRSAARMTYNEVQAILDGDPSMRKQYAHLVSEFQRMEELAKILNRKREKRGSIDFDMPEPVIEFDEAGLMRGVTRSERKFSHRIIEEFMLAANECVAGYLESHDIASLYRIHEKPDAKKVYDFELLAAAFGYSLGVSLPVRRFQTRGERRERHGSGRNPRQHEIPEEVHITPRMYQKLTEKIAGKPEERILSYLMLRSLKQARYSEQNEGHFALAAPTYTHFTSPIRRYPDLIVHRILKAVLNDKMDGHSGRSGHDGQRGAGRPRPGVSHSSENASPWSKRREEDEKQKKQPTEIIPLDALHDIAIGSSMTERRADEAERELIEWKKIKFMQNKIGDEFPALIVSVTKYGLFVEIEDLFVEGLVPIGSLSDDRYTYRENTRQIIGDRSGHAYSIGDRAQVILDRIDRVQRKLQFAIAEEERKTKRQTRRWRR, from the coding sequence ATGGCCACTGATCGCGAGATTCTCGCGCGCATCGCGCGACAGCCGAACCAGGCTGCCGGATTCAAGCAACTCGTCCGCGAGCTTCGCCTGAGCGGCGGATCCGAACGGCGCGATCTGGAACATCGACTGCATAAGCTGGTTGACCGGGGTGAGCTTGTGAGCACCGGACGGGACCGCTTTGGTCTGCCGACCGCCGCAGCGAAGAAGAACCTGGTTGCCGGGGAATTGTCCGTTCATCGGGACGGCTATGGCTTCGTGCGCCCGCGCGATCCGGCAGTGCGCGACCGGATTCAGGGCGACATCTATATATCTCCGCGGGACATGAACGCCGCGATGAGCGGCGACTCTGTCCTCGTCGAACTCGGATCAAGTCGCGGAGACGGCCGCGTCGAAGGGGTGATCATCAAGGTGATGGGCCGGGCACATCCGACGGTGGTCGGAACGTTTCATTACGGCGACCGTTACAACTACGTCCAACCTATGGACGACAAGCTTGCTGATCCGATCATGATTCCGCGCGGGATGGAGATTCCCGAATCTACAGCTAGGGCGGGCCATGCTCCCTCACCACCCGCACCCGGCCGCGAGTCGCGGCATCGCGTAATCGGCAAAGAATCCCGACGTACTCAGCACTCCGATCTCGAAGACATGGTCGTCGATGTCGAGGTAATTCAATGGCCTTCAGGTACGCAGAATGCGCGCGGAAAAGTCATTGAGGTGCTCGGTTACGAAGATGATTTCGGCGTGGATGTCGAGATCGTCATTCGCAAGCACCATATCCCTCATGTTTTTCCCGCCGAGGTGTTGGAGGAGGCTGAGGGGTTCACGGCCGTATTGGATCGACGCGAGGTCACGCGGCGCAAGGATTATCGCGATCTACCGATTGTGACCATCGACGGCGAGACTGCGCGCGACTTTGACGACGCTGTGCTCGTCCGCAAACTGGAAAACGGCAATTACGAGCTGCAGGTGCACATTGCGGATGTCGCTCATTACGTGACCGACGGCTCGGCTATCGACGCCGAAGCGGGGCTACGAGGAACCTCGGTTTACTTCCCAGATCGGGCCGTGCCGATGCTTCCGCTGGAGCTCTCGACCGATATGTGCAGCCTGCGTCCGCAGGTCGAGCGGCTGGTGCTCTCCTGCATCATGGAGATCGATCATGCCGGCGAGATCGTCGGCTACGAATTGCACGAAGGCGTGATCCGCTCCGCTGCTCGCATGACCTACAACGAAGTGCAGGCGATCCTCGACGGCGATCCGAGCATGCGCAAACAATACGCGCATCTAGTAAGCGAGTTTCAGCGCATGGAGGAGCTGGCGAAGATCCTCAATCGCAAGCGCGAGAAGCGCGGCTCCATCGATTTCGACATGCCTGAGCCCGTGATCGAGTTTGACGAAGCCGGACTCATGCGCGGCGTTACACGCTCAGAACGCAAATTCTCGCATCGCATCATCGAAGAGTTCATGCTTGCTGCGAACGAATGTGTCGCGGGATATCTCGAAAGCCATGACATCGCTTCGCTATATCGCATTCACGAGAAGCCTGATGCAAAGAAGGTTTATGACTTCGAACTGCTAGCGGCCGCTTTTGGGTATTCGCTCGGCGTGTCGTTGCCTGTGCGGCGATTTCAAACCCGCGGAGAACGGCGTGAGCGCCACGGCAGTGGACGCAATCCTCGGCAACACGAAATTCCCGAAGAGGTACACATAACGCCGCGTATGTACCAGAAGCTCACGGAGAAGATCGCAGGCAAGCCGGAGGAGCGAATTCTTTCTTACCTGATGTTGCGCTCGCTCAAGCAGGCGCGCTACTCAGAACAGAACGAAGGCCACTTCGCGCTGGCCGCGCCCACGTACACGCACTTCACCTCGCCCATTCGCCGCTACCCCGATTTGATTGTTCACCGCATTCTGAAAGCTGTGCTCAACGACAAGATGGATGGACACAGTGGACGAAGTGGACACGATGGACAACGTGGAGCCGGGCGCCCTCGCCCGGGTGTTTCCCACTCAAGCGAAAATGCCTCGCCCTGGTCGAAGCGCAGAGAAGAGGATGAAAAACAAAAGAAGCAGCCAACCGAAATTATTCCGCTCGATGCACTCCACGACATCGCCATCGGCTCCAGCATGACTGAGCGCCGAGCCGACGAGGCCGAACGCGAGCTGATCGAATGGAAAAAGATCAAGTTCATGCAGAACAAAATCGGCGACGAGTTTCCGGCGCTTATCGTGAGCGTGACCAAGTACGGCCTGTTCGTGGAGATCGAGGATCTCTTCGTCGAAGGTTTAGTGCCAATCGGATCACTCTCGGACGATCGCTACACCTACCGCGAAAACACGCGGCAGATTATCGGCGACCGCTCTGGGCATGCGTACTCAATCGGCGATCGCGCGCAGGTCATTCTTGACCGGATTGATCGTGTTCAGCGGAAGCTGCAGTTCGCGATTGCGGAAGAAGAACGAAAAACCAAGAGGCAAACACGAAGGTGGCGAAGGTAG
- a CDS encoding tryptophan 2,3-dioxygenase family protein: MPILPGTAATDYERYLRTDELLSLQKPPDERSHADELMFQVVHQASELILKGTANELDRARESIVAADYTRAIKLMDRSFRLLDRAIDLLNVLETLTPYEYHVIRAGLGHGSGLDSPGFLSLLHLAPRLGAAFFDQLDRAGLGAEELYRRSAEFLTLHEVAEKLLDFDERMQLFRFHHMKLAHRIIGGDVLGTTGRPVDILRQRQQHVLYRELWEVRNEITSRVNAKTQMKGQGHGRAQGPRA; encoded by the coding sequence GTGCCGATTTTGCCGGGCACGGCAGCGACAGACTACGAACGCTATCTGCGGACCGACGAACTGCTGTCGCTGCAAAAACCTCCGGACGAACGCTCACATGCCGACGAGTTGATGTTCCAGGTTGTGCATCAGGCGTCGGAGCTGATTCTGAAGGGCACCGCGAATGAGCTTGATCGTGCGCGCGAATCGATTGTCGCCGCTGACTACACTCGTGCAATCAAGCTGATGGATCGGTCGTTTCGTCTGTTGGATCGAGCGATCGATCTGCTCAATGTTCTCGAGACACTCACGCCATACGAGTACCACGTAATCCGCGCCGGACTCGGTCACGGCAGCGGTCTCGATTCTCCGGGCTTTCTTTCTCTTCTGCATCTCGCTCCCAGGTTGGGAGCGGCATTTTTCGATCAACTTGACCGTGCGGGTCTTGGCGCCGAAGAACTCTATCGCCGCAGCGCTGAGTTCTTGACGCTGCACGAAGTCGCCGAAAAGCTGCTGGATTTCGATGAACGCATGCAGCTCTTCCGGTTTCATCACATGAAGCTCGCCCACCGCATCATTGGAGGGGACGTCCTAGGCACCACCGGACGTCCAGTCGACATACTACGGCAACGTCAACAACACGTGCTCTACCGCGAATTGTGGGAAGTAAGAAACGAAATCACCTCACGTGTGAACGCGAAGACCCAGATGAAAGGGCAGGGGCATGGAAGAGCACAAGGACCACGTGCCTGA
- a CDS encoding ABC transporter ATP-binding protein — MPHIIQAENVSKVYHVGKVNVPALRGVSFNVERGEFVSIVGPSGSGKSTLFYILGGLTRATSGRVLIDNVDFAQLSDAKRTALRKSKIGFVFQKFNLLPTLDAMTNIHIAHEIAGKNGGFNHEYLEKIIGLLGLKGRLRHRPSELSGGEQQRVALARALINHPALILADEPTGNLDTKNSSVVLNMLRQSNQELGQTVLMITHNPDAAAIGDRIIHMRDGEIVD; from the coding sequence ATGCCGCACATTATTCAGGCCGAGAACGTCAGCAAGGTTTACCACGTTGGGAAAGTGAATGTTCCGGCGTTGCGGGGCGTGTCGTTCAATGTCGAACGGGGTGAGTTTGTCAGCATCGTCGGCCCATCGGGCAGCGGTAAATCGACGCTCTTCTATATTCTCGGTGGTCTCACCCGCGCAACCAGCGGACGCGTGCTGATCGATAACGTCGATTTTGCACAACTTTCTGATGCGAAGCGAACGGCGCTGCGTAAGAGCAAGATCGGTTTCGTTTTTCAAAAATTCAATTTGCTTCCTACGCTCGACGCGATGACCAACATCCACATCGCACACGAAATCGCCGGTAAAAACGGCGGCTTCAACCATGAGTACCTCGAGAAGATTATCGGCCTGCTCGGATTGAAAGGCCGCCTTCGTCATCGACCCAGCGAGCTCTCTGGCGGCGAGCAGCAGCGCGTGGCTCTGGCGCGGGCATTGATCAATCATCCAGCGCTGATCCTTGCCGATGAGCCGACCGGCAATCTCGACACCAAGAATTCGAGCGTCGTGCTCAATATGCTGCGGCAGTCGAACCAGGAGCTCGGACAAACCGTGTTGATGATCACGCACAATCCTGACGCGGCCGCGATCGGCGATCGCATCATTCACATGCGCGACGGAGAGATCGTCGATTGA
- a CDS encoding response regulator yields MRPKKVILCVDDNEQSLSIRKFMLETRGYRVLAASSGREALEAFQQAGTVDLVLADLLMPEMDGAEVIRVLKELAPEVPMILVSGKVRMYEKNTVADIFLPKGTYPAAELLERIRILLIKKRGPRKLTPPFPSSGTEPSHQVAAS; encoded by the coding sequence ATGCGACCGAAGAAAGTCATTCTCTGCGTTGACGACAACGAACAATCTCTCTCGATTCGAAAATTCATGCTCGAAACCCGCGGTTATCGCGTGCTCGCCGCGAGCAGCGGACGCGAAGCGCTCGAAGCTTTTCAGCAAGCCGGAACCGTAGATCTGGTCCTCGCCGATCTGCTCATGCCGGAGATGGACGGCGCGGAAGTGATTCGCGTTCTGAAAGAACTCGCTCCGGAAGTGCCTATGATTCTCGTCAGCGGCAAAGTTCGGATGTATGAGAAGAACACAGTCGCTGACATCTTCCTTCCCAAAGGTACCTATCCTGCGGCGGAGCTGCTGGAAAGAATTCGCATTCTTCTGATCAAGAAGCGCGGGCCGAGGAAACTCACCCCTCCCTTTCCCAGTTCGGGAACAGAGCCGTCACACCAGGTTGCGGCGAGCTGA
- a CDS encoding PhzF family phenazine biosynthesis protein, which produces MTNERVPTFTMDLMIDITRRRLPYVLMDVFTDRPLEGNQLAVITDARGLTTEQMQAIARETNLSETTFIFPRELEEERSNGTRVRIFTTQEELPFAGHPTLGTSYFLHRFGGNDEIWLDLNVGRIPVHFRREESGRSFGEMRQRDPEAGKVHNKEEVANASGLALNELVADLPVQTFSTGLPFTIVPVTSLAAIRKAGPWSRMAEYLERTNGRFFYFVTKETIASDAKLHARMPFYNGDDPATGSAAGCCAAWMAMHGVLARGEQAIIEQGIEVHRPSRIYVRAEKAGDKVINVHVGGYCVEVAQGELWI; this is translated from the coding sequence ATGACAAACGAGAGAGTCCCGACGTTTACCATGGACCTCATGATCGACATCACCCGCCGTCGTCTCCCCTACGTTCTCATGGACGTCTTCACCGATCGTCCACTCGAAGGCAATCAGCTCGCGGTCATCACCGACGCGCGCGGACTCACGACGGAACAAATGCAGGCCATCGCGCGCGAAACGAATTTGTCGGAAACAACTTTCATTTTTCCGCGAGAGCTGGAAGAAGAGCGAAGCAATGGAACGCGCGTGCGTATCTTCACCACGCAGGAAGAGCTTCCCTTCGCCGGACATCCGACGCTTGGTACGTCGTACTTTTTGCATCGCTTCGGCGGCAATGATGAAATCTGGCTCGATCTGAACGTCGGAAGAATTCCCGTGCACTTTCGTCGTGAAGAATCAGGAAGATCATTCGGCGAGATGCGGCAACGCGATCCTGAAGCAGGGAAGGTGCACAATAAAGAAGAAGTTGCTAATGCAAGTGGATTAGCGCTGAACGAACTCGTTGCCGACCTTCCGGTGCAAACTTTCTCCACGGGCTTGCCCTTCACCATCGTTCCTGTCACATCACTCGCCGCAATTCGCAAGGCTGGACCATGGAGCCGCATGGCTGAATATCTTGAACGTACTAATGGAAGGTTCTTCTACTTTGTCACGAAAGAGACGATTGCCTCAGACGCGAAGCTGCACGCACGCATGCCTTTCTACAACGGCGATGATCCCGCGACCGGATCTGCTGCAGGATGTTGCGCTGCATGGATGGCGATGCACGGTGTGCTCGCGCGCGGAGAGCAGGCGATCATCGAGCAAGGCATCGAAGTGCACCGTCCGAGTCGCATCTATGTGCGCGCCGAGAAGGCAGGTGACAAAGTGATCAATGTGCATGTCGGTGGATATTGTGTGGAAGTCGCGCAAGGAGAACTCTGGATCTGA
- a CDS encoding peroxiredoxin: MSTETTVSRIPRINEPAPEIEGKSTHGVIHITDYTSKGKWVMLFSHPADFTPVCTTEFVEFARRHADFERLNVQPIGVAVDSVYAHIAWIRNMEQNFKVKVQFPVIADLDQKVAKAFGMVHEAVSDTAAVRAVFFIDPKNTIRALLYYPQNLGRSVDELLRVFEGLQTSEQNACSIPANWKPGDSVIIGAPITQADAEKRVASNGNGLEVTDWYYTKKKLSAATAKAS; this comes from the coding sequence ATGAGTACAGAAACGACTGTCAGCCGTATTCCTCGCATCAACGAACCTGCCCCGGAGATCGAAGGCAAGTCAACCCATGGCGTGATTCACATCACCGACTACACCTCGAAGGGCAAGTGGGTCATGCTGTTCTCACATCCCGCCGACTTCACTCCTGTTTGCACCACTGAATTTGTCGAGTTTGCCCGCCGCCATGCCGATTTTGAGCGCCTGAATGTGCAGCCTATCGGAGTCGCCGTCGACAGCGTCTATGCGCATATCGCGTGGATTCGGAACATGGAACAAAACTTCAAAGTGAAGGTTCAGTTCCCGGTGATCGCAGATCTCGATCAGAAAGTGGCGAAGGCATTCGGCATGGTGCATGAAGCTGTGAGCGATACAGCAGCAGTTCGCGCCGTCTTCTTCATCGATCCGAAGAACACGATTCGTGCTCTGCTTTATTATCCGCAGAATCTGGGCCGCAGTGTCGACGAACTCTTGCGTGTCTTCGAAGGACTGCAGACCTCCGAGCAGAACGCTTGCTCGATCCCGGCGAATTGGAAGCCGGGCGATTCAGTCATTATCGGGGCACCGATCACCCAGGCCGACGCCGAGAAGCGCGTAGCCTCGAACGGCAACGGACTCGAAGTGACCGACTGGTACTACACAAAGAAGAAGCTGTCAGCGGCAACGGCCAAGGCCAGCTAG